A region from the Cannabis sativa cultivar Pink pepper isolate KNU-18-1 chromosome 9, ASM2916894v1, whole genome shotgun sequence genome encodes:
- the LOC133030785 gene encoding protein TIME FOR COFFEE isoform X2, protein MDRNREARRASMAATNGLSRRRHRTGSLRDSPEEDGPVELQETARLRDRGSGKKDRDRDRDRERERERDRDRDRERDRLSRSKRRRGDRMMHGNREDGVDDSSEESVNDEEEDEDEDGGGVGGGSGSLRMLPPTNPPASLSTSSMLHHQRKSFPPAKNFRGAPAWKVADEMIGVSVPRKARSVSTKRSHEWSSAIGIVGEQVHRQASTSPVRPSVSAVPTVGCQTPVSPSSSNASVRKKLSNGPKLRQPKTTTSSSKSPSSAQDEIEIEIAEVLYGMMRQPQGPTKQDIMASDSIKFESRETNHKSTSEANKSSGDSKSRVSSPISGSQQYGIPQSSSRSSLTAVEGAVPAWAFCVAPKRKKPRLVKGDSKYEEMTKSSFLTVQINPNPSTSRLPADQTEKTETSSANLEKAGGSATENGVVASNIAQSHSISAMSEAGTASASAVQPEPIKVENSLVSESKLVSDKLENRDLGVNKEEPQSPKKEFSGHRLDDKRETSTATKPNSTTSDVERQREEKFQIDLMAPPPSRSSPERDSEIDFVAVDAKAMAVDTEMETKPVIKEDAKALKTSREEASNVEPDKSKAITPILTSIPPVDEESKKHQPPTTVGKERNIDLRLDLEKVDRDTAAAALVPGNKQQHITRQQQQQQQLHASDKNAQSGPLPMPMSMAGWPSGLSPMGYMAPLQGVVSMDGTSVSSAAIQSPPYLFTQPRPKRCATHCYIARSICCHQQIARMNSFWPAAAAAAGSGSLYGAKACNLNVLPSPDLHGNISGRGLNAVQDKGQGLAMFAGHTGKDKSSQASNVVDAAQRKQIMLQQALPPGAPSNILQGPAIIFPLSQQQAVAAASVRPPGSVKSPPAPGNANTSSASNPTTATAPAMTFNYPPMSGNETQYLAINAYPFPIPAHVGAPPAYRGSPQAMPFFNGSFYSTFHPSQLQQQQLSHSQQSQQGHQNPSISSGSSSSQKHLQNQQQRPPHPSGGVNGGGSLQGYPTSKNQSSQPLQLQQQQQQQQQQQQQRHQQNQHISHAARQLESEMGGEDSPSTADSRVSRPSMSIYGQNFTMPLHAPNFALMGPASMGNASGPNGAGGSNGEKKQQQQGSKSVVEPPHAFAMSFAPINGAANAPGIDISSIAQQQAILTDVRQGYQYMAVAQASAQQKKNYRGSEDGKNGGDSSNLEEERKNMAGKGSSTLGQSIAFSRPDLSDVSGSTMPGSSVVDSSARNINLGSTQHRPGSVMTATSNAQQQLHRTHQQQQLQQQQQQQMLQLQKHHHHQQQQQQQQQQQQQQQQQFTNAASRSKTPATSNGNVYSDHHNNSSMAAKFPNALSTFPSNLVHSNNSPAHSPQWKNSGRSTTSQAPSPSMTSSTSSSLKNLSQQPNRTQQTHTQISFAANPKQPGQSQVLQNSNSNQSPSPPIMVGSPTTSSVSKSAGGSPRTTTSTSTANKVGQASSLSSQQAKNSPSVSNMKSSPGPGKNVQSILGNPHITSSSSTGSKNLMSQQQQQQMHSKQSLQHAQLYFSYNIPNQTPHSNSNTPTTASAAAAAAGAYYSQRRRPEQQQQQHSGSGTSSSGMLTLCPSVSLGNTSTSDPAKAVAAAAAAAAAGNMKGGGLPSQALMHPQYAAAQSGSPHQLLPAGFPYAHAVPTAVQVKPTEQKQPAGE, encoded by the exons ATGGATAGAAATAGAGAAGCAAGAAGAGCATCCATGGCGGCCACAAATGGCTTGTCAAGACGTAGACACAGAACTGGGAGTTTGAGAGACTCTCCAG aggAAGATGGACCAGTCGAGTTACAAGAAACGGCGAGACTAAGGGATCGAGGGAGTGGGAAGAAAGATCGAGATCGTGATCGGGATCGAGAGCGTGAACGAGAGCGAGACCGTGATAGAGACCGAGAAAGAGATCGTTTAAGCCGGAGCAAGAGGAGAAGAGGGGATAGGATGATGCACGGCAACAGAGAAGATGGTGTGGATGATAGCTCTGAGGAAAGCGTAAACGATGAAGAAGAGGACGAAGATGAAGACGGAGGTGGTGTTGGCGGTGGTAGTGGCTCCTTAAGGATGCTTCCTCCCACGAACCCACCAGCGTCTTTATCAACCTCCTCCATGCTTCATCATCAGCGGAAGAGCTTCCCACCGGCGAAGAATTTTAGAGGAGCGCCGGCGTGGAAGGTTGCAGACGAGATGATTGGTGTGTCGGTACCCAGAAAAGCACGGTCAG tttctaCTAAGAGGTCGCACGAATGGAGCTCAGCGATTGGTATTGTTGGTGAACAAGTTCACCGGCAGGCTTCGACATCTCCAGTCCGACCGAGCGTTTCGGCGGTGCCGACTGTGGGGTGTCAAACTCCCGTCTCACCGTCTTCTTCCAATGCTTCGGTTCGGAAGAAGCTG TCTAATGGACCAAAACTCCGACAACCAAAAACGACGACGTCTTCGTCTAAGTCGCCTTCTTCAGCTCAGGACGAGATCGAGATAGAGATCGCCGAGGTCTTGTATGGAATGATGAGGCAGCCACAAGGACCCACGAAGCAAGATATCATGGCTTCCGATTCAATAAAATTTGAATCAAGAGAAACGAACCACAAATCAACAAGTGAAGCAAACAAATCCTCTGGTGACTCCAAATCCAGAGTTTCATCTCCGATCTCGGGCTCACAGCAATACGGAATTCCTCAATCATCGTCTCGTTCATCTCTGACTGCTGTTGAAGGTGCGGTGCCCGCTTGGGCGTTTTGTGTTG CACCCAAGAGAAAAAAGCCTCGACTGGTTAAGGGTGACTCTAAGTATGAAGAAATGACCAAATCTTCCTTTTTAACGGTTCAGATCAATCCCAATCCTTCTACAAGCCGGCTTCCAGCTGATCAGACGGAGAAAACAGAGACCTCATCTGCTAATTTGGAGAAAGCTGGTGGATCAGCCACTGAAAACGGAGTAGTTGCCTCCAATATAGCTCAATCCCACTCTATATCCGCTATGTCAGAGGCGGGGACAGCCTCTGCTTCGGCGGTGCAGCCCGAGCCAATTAAGGTAGAGAACAGCCTCGTATCAGAGTCGAAGCTGGTTTCTGATAAATTAGAGAATCGGGATTTGGGAGTGAACAAAGAAGAACCTCAATCGCCCAAGAAGGAATTTTCTGGGCACAGATTGGACGACAAGCGCGAGACTTCAACTGCTACTAAACC GAATTCAACAACTTCCGATGTTGAGAGACAGCGAGAAGAAAAATTCCAGATAGATCTGATG GCACCACCTCCGTCTAGATCGTCTCCGGAAAGAGATAGTGAGATTGATTTTGTGGCTGTAGATGCTAAAGCTATGGCAGTAGATACAGAAATG GAAACAAAGCCTGTGATAAAAGAAGATGCCAAGGCATTGAAAACCAGTAGAGAAGAGGCTTCAAATGTGGAACCTGATAAGTCGAAAGCTATTACTCCTATTCTTACTTCTATTCCCCCAGTTGATGAAGAATCCAAGAAGCACCAGCCGCCTACAACTGTTGGCAAGGAGAGGAATATTGATTTGCGGCTTGATTTGGAAAAGGTTGATAGAGATACAGCCGCTGCTGCCCTCGTCCCCGGCAATAAGCAACAACATATTACGAgacagcagcagcagcagcagcagttACACGCCAGTGACAAAAATG CTCAATCAGGCCCTCTACCAATGCCAATGTCCATGGCTGGCTGGCCGAGTGGGCTTTCACCAATGGG ATATATGGCACCTTTACAGGGAGTGGTATCTATGGATGGAACATCTGTTTCTTCTGCTGCTATACAA TCACCGCCTTATCTCTTTACTCAACCACGGCCAAAGAGGTGTGCTACCCATTGCTACATTGCAAGAAGTATATGCTGTCACCAACAAATTGCAAGGATGAACTCTTTCTGGCCAGCAGCAGCCGCTGCAGCAGGTTCTGGTTCTCTATATGGGGCCAAGGCTTGTAATCTCAATGTTTTGCCGTCGCCAGATTTGCATGGAAACATTTCTGGCCGAGGATTGAACGCAGTTCAGGACAAGGGTCAGGGTCTTGCTATGTTTGCTGGCCATACTGGAAAAGACAAGTCTTCCCAGGCATCCAACGTTGTTGATGCTGCCCAGAGAAAGCAAATTATGCTCCAGCAAGCTCTGCCCCCTGGTGCACCTAGTAATATATTG CAAGGCCCTGCTATCATTTTCCCTTTGAGTCAGCAGCAGGCGGTTGCTGCTGCTTCTGTCAGACCTCCTGGATCTGTGAAGTCTCCTCCAGCTCCTGGAAATGCAAATACCTCGAGTGCATCTAATCCTACTACAGCAACAGCACCGGCAATGACCTTTAATTACCCACCTATGTCTGGAAACGAAACTCAGTATCTTGCTATCAATGCCTATCCGTTTCCTATTCCTGCACATGTTGGAGCTCCACCAGCTTATAGAGGGAGTCCTCAGGCAATGCCTTTTTTCAACGGCTCATTTTATTCTACCTTCCATCCTTCACAACTTCAACAGCAACAGCTCTCTCATTCACAGCAAAGTCAACAAGGTCACCAGAACCCAAGTATTTCTAGTGGTTCTTCCTCGTCTCAGAAACATTTGCAGAATCAACAACAGAGGCCGCCACATCCCAGTGGTGGTGTAAATGGTGGTGGAAGTCTACAAGGCTATCCCACCTCGAAAAACCAGTCTTCACAGCCCCTACAGCTTCAACAGCAAcaacagcagcagcagcagcagcagcagcagcggCATCAGCAAAACCAGCATATTTCGCATGCAGCTCGCCAGCTTGAATCTGAGATGGGTGGTGAAGATAGCCCTTCAACTGCTGATAGTCGTGTTTCACGACCAAGTATGAGCATTTATGGACAGAATTTTACTATGCCTTTGCATGCGCCAAACTTTGCTTTAATGGGTCCTGCATCTATGGGCAATGCAAGTGGCCCAAATGGTGCTGGTGGCAGTAATGGGGAAAAGAAGCAGCAGCAACAGGGATCGAAGAGTGTGGTAGAGCCGCCTCATGCTTTTGCCATGTCTTTCGCTCCCATCAATGGTGCTGCAAATGCTCCCGGCATTGACATTTCTTCTATTGCACAGCAGCAAGCTATTTTAACAGATGTTAGACAAGGATATCAGTACATGGCAGTTGCACAAGCTTCAGCACAACAGAAGAAGAATTACCGTGGTTCCGAAGATGGAAAAAATGGTGGGGACTCTTCTAAtttggaagaagaaagaaagaacatGGCAGGGAAGGGTTCATCAACGTTGGGGCAGTCTATAGCTTTTTCGAGGCCAGATTTGTCCGATGTATCTGGTTCGACAATGCCAGGTAGTTCTGTAGTTGATAGCTCTGCGAGAAATATCAACCTTGGCTCTACTCAACATCGACCTGGTTCCGTTATGACTGCCACATCTAATGCCCAGCAGCAACTTCATCGGACTCATCAACAGCAGCAGttgcagcagcaacaacaacagcagATGCTTCAGCTCCAGAAGCACCACCACCATcagcaacagcaacaacaacagcagcaacaacagcagcagcagcagcaacaaTTCACCAATGCAGCATCCCGATCCAAGACACCAGCAACAAGTAATGGCAATGTGTACTCTGATCACCACAACAATTCATCAATGGCTGCTAAGTTCCCCAATGCCTTATCCACCTTTCCCTCAAACCTTGTTCATAGCAATAATAGTCCAGCTCATTCTCCTCAGTGGAAAAATTCTGGAAGGTCAACGACTTCTCAAGCTCCCTCTCCATCTATGACCTCATCAACCTCATCTtcccttaaaaatctatctcAGCAGCCAAATCGCACTCAACAGACACATACACAAATATCTTTTGCAGCCAATCCTAAACAACCAGGGCAATCTCAAGTGCTGCAGAATAGCAATAGCAATCAATCTCCATCTCCTCCAATAATGGTAGGGTCCCCCACGACTTCCTCGGTGTCAAAAAGTGCTGGTGGGAGCCCAAGGACAACTACTTCCACATCCACAGCAAACAAAGTTGGCCAAGCTTCTTCATTGTCATCTCAGCAGGCCAAGAACTCCCCATCCGTCTCCAACATGAAGTCTTCTCCTGGTCCTGGAAAAAATGTACAGTCAATCCTTGGCAATCCACACATCACCTCTTCCTCCAGCACAGGATCCAAGAATTTAATGtcgcagcagcagcagcagcaaatGCACTCTAAGCAATCACTACAGCATGCTCAACTATATTTCTCTTACAACATTCCTAATCAAACACCACATTCTAATAGCAACACCCCAACTACAGCATCTGCAGCTGCTGCTGCAGCAGGAGCTTATTATTCTCAAAGACGTCGACCTGAGCAACAACAGCAGCAACATAGTGGATCAGGGACATCGTCAAGTGGAATGTTAACATTGTGTCCTTCGGTTTCTCTAGGGAACACTAGCACATCTGATCCTGCCAAGGCTGTGGCGGCTgcagctgctgctgctgctgctggcAACATGAAAGGTGGTGGCTTACCTTCTCAGGCACTTATGCATCCCCAATATGCTGCTGCACAATCAGGGAGCCCACATCAGCTTTTGCCGGCTGGCTTCCCTTATGCCCATGCTGTTCCAACTGCAGTTCAGGTGAAGCCAACCGAGCAGAAACAACCTGCTGGTGAGTAA
- the LOC133030785 gene encoding protein TIME FOR COFFEE isoform X1: MDRNREARRASMAATNGLSRRRHRTGSLRDSPEEDGPVELQETARLRDRGSGKKDRDRDRDRERERERDRDRDRERDRLSRSKRRRGDRMMHGNREDGVDDSSEESVNDEEEDEDEDGGGVGGGSGSLRMLPPTNPPASLSTSSMLHHQRKSFPPAKNFRGAPAWKVADEMIGVSVPRKARSVSTKRSHEWSSAIGIVGEQVHRQASTSPVRPSVSAVPTVGCQTPVSPSSSNASVRKKLKSNGPKLRQPKTTTSSSKSPSSAQDEIEIEIAEVLYGMMRQPQGPTKQDIMASDSIKFESRETNHKSTSEANKSSGDSKSRVSSPISGSQQYGIPQSSSRSSLTAVEGAVPAWAFCVAPKRKKPRLVKGDSKYEEMTKSSFLTVQINPNPSTSRLPADQTEKTETSSANLEKAGGSATENGVVASNIAQSHSISAMSEAGTASASAVQPEPIKVENSLVSESKLVSDKLENRDLGVNKEEPQSPKKEFSGHRLDDKRETSTATKPNSTTSDVERQREEKFQIDLMAPPPSRSSPERDSEIDFVAVDAKAMAVDTEMETKPVIKEDAKALKTSREEASNVEPDKSKAITPILTSIPPVDEESKKHQPPTTVGKERNIDLRLDLEKVDRDTAAAALVPGNKQQHITRQQQQQQQLHASDKNAQSGPLPMPMSMAGWPSGLSPMGYMAPLQGVVSMDGTSVSSAAIQSPPYLFTQPRPKRCATHCYIARSICCHQQIARMNSFWPAAAAAAGSGSLYGAKACNLNVLPSPDLHGNISGRGLNAVQDKGQGLAMFAGHTGKDKSSQASNVVDAAQRKQIMLQQALPPGAPSNILQGPAIIFPLSQQQAVAAASVRPPGSVKSPPAPGNANTSSASNPTTATAPAMTFNYPPMSGNETQYLAINAYPFPIPAHVGAPPAYRGSPQAMPFFNGSFYSTFHPSQLQQQQLSHSQQSQQGHQNPSISSGSSSSQKHLQNQQQRPPHPSGGVNGGGSLQGYPTSKNQSSQPLQLQQQQQQQQQQQQQRHQQNQHISHAARQLESEMGGEDSPSTADSRVSRPSMSIYGQNFTMPLHAPNFALMGPASMGNASGPNGAGGSNGEKKQQQQGSKSVVEPPHAFAMSFAPINGAANAPGIDISSIAQQQAILTDVRQGYQYMAVAQASAQQKKNYRGSEDGKNGGDSSNLEEERKNMAGKGSSTLGQSIAFSRPDLSDVSGSTMPGSSVVDSSARNINLGSTQHRPGSVMTATSNAQQQLHRTHQQQQLQQQQQQQMLQLQKHHHHQQQQQQQQQQQQQQQQQFTNAASRSKTPATSNGNVYSDHHNNSSMAAKFPNALSTFPSNLVHSNNSPAHSPQWKNSGRSTTSQAPSPSMTSSTSSSLKNLSQQPNRTQQTHTQISFAANPKQPGQSQVLQNSNSNQSPSPPIMVGSPTTSSVSKSAGGSPRTTTSTSTANKVGQASSLSSQQAKNSPSVSNMKSSPGPGKNVQSILGNPHITSSSSTGSKNLMSQQQQQQMHSKQSLQHAQLYFSYNIPNQTPHSNSNTPTTASAAAAAAGAYYSQRRRPEQQQQQHSGSGTSSSGMLTLCPSVSLGNTSTSDPAKAVAAAAAAAAAGNMKGGGLPSQALMHPQYAAAQSGSPHQLLPAGFPYAHAVPTAVQVKPTEQKQPAGE; this comes from the exons ATGGATAGAAATAGAGAAGCAAGAAGAGCATCCATGGCGGCCACAAATGGCTTGTCAAGACGTAGACACAGAACTGGGAGTTTGAGAGACTCTCCAG aggAAGATGGACCAGTCGAGTTACAAGAAACGGCGAGACTAAGGGATCGAGGGAGTGGGAAGAAAGATCGAGATCGTGATCGGGATCGAGAGCGTGAACGAGAGCGAGACCGTGATAGAGACCGAGAAAGAGATCGTTTAAGCCGGAGCAAGAGGAGAAGAGGGGATAGGATGATGCACGGCAACAGAGAAGATGGTGTGGATGATAGCTCTGAGGAAAGCGTAAACGATGAAGAAGAGGACGAAGATGAAGACGGAGGTGGTGTTGGCGGTGGTAGTGGCTCCTTAAGGATGCTTCCTCCCACGAACCCACCAGCGTCTTTATCAACCTCCTCCATGCTTCATCATCAGCGGAAGAGCTTCCCACCGGCGAAGAATTTTAGAGGAGCGCCGGCGTGGAAGGTTGCAGACGAGATGATTGGTGTGTCGGTACCCAGAAAAGCACGGTCAG tttctaCTAAGAGGTCGCACGAATGGAGCTCAGCGATTGGTATTGTTGGTGAACAAGTTCACCGGCAGGCTTCGACATCTCCAGTCCGACCGAGCGTTTCGGCGGTGCCGACTGTGGGGTGTCAAACTCCCGTCTCACCGTCTTCTTCCAATGCTTCGGTTCGGAAGAAGCTG AAGTCTAATGGACCAAAACTCCGACAACCAAAAACGACGACGTCTTCGTCTAAGTCGCCTTCTTCAGCTCAGGACGAGATCGAGATAGAGATCGCCGAGGTCTTGTATGGAATGATGAGGCAGCCACAAGGACCCACGAAGCAAGATATCATGGCTTCCGATTCAATAAAATTTGAATCAAGAGAAACGAACCACAAATCAACAAGTGAAGCAAACAAATCCTCTGGTGACTCCAAATCCAGAGTTTCATCTCCGATCTCGGGCTCACAGCAATACGGAATTCCTCAATCATCGTCTCGTTCATCTCTGACTGCTGTTGAAGGTGCGGTGCCCGCTTGGGCGTTTTGTGTTG CACCCAAGAGAAAAAAGCCTCGACTGGTTAAGGGTGACTCTAAGTATGAAGAAATGACCAAATCTTCCTTTTTAACGGTTCAGATCAATCCCAATCCTTCTACAAGCCGGCTTCCAGCTGATCAGACGGAGAAAACAGAGACCTCATCTGCTAATTTGGAGAAAGCTGGTGGATCAGCCACTGAAAACGGAGTAGTTGCCTCCAATATAGCTCAATCCCACTCTATATCCGCTATGTCAGAGGCGGGGACAGCCTCTGCTTCGGCGGTGCAGCCCGAGCCAATTAAGGTAGAGAACAGCCTCGTATCAGAGTCGAAGCTGGTTTCTGATAAATTAGAGAATCGGGATTTGGGAGTGAACAAAGAAGAACCTCAATCGCCCAAGAAGGAATTTTCTGGGCACAGATTGGACGACAAGCGCGAGACTTCAACTGCTACTAAACC GAATTCAACAACTTCCGATGTTGAGAGACAGCGAGAAGAAAAATTCCAGATAGATCTGATG GCACCACCTCCGTCTAGATCGTCTCCGGAAAGAGATAGTGAGATTGATTTTGTGGCTGTAGATGCTAAAGCTATGGCAGTAGATACAGAAATG GAAACAAAGCCTGTGATAAAAGAAGATGCCAAGGCATTGAAAACCAGTAGAGAAGAGGCTTCAAATGTGGAACCTGATAAGTCGAAAGCTATTACTCCTATTCTTACTTCTATTCCCCCAGTTGATGAAGAATCCAAGAAGCACCAGCCGCCTACAACTGTTGGCAAGGAGAGGAATATTGATTTGCGGCTTGATTTGGAAAAGGTTGATAGAGATACAGCCGCTGCTGCCCTCGTCCCCGGCAATAAGCAACAACATATTACGAgacagcagcagcagcagcagcagttACACGCCAGTGACAAAAATG CTCAATCAGGCCCTCTACCAATGCCAATGTCCATGGCTGGCTGGCCGAGTGGGCTTTCACCAATGGG ATATATGGCACCTTTACAGGGAGTGGTATCTATGGATGGAACATCTGTTTCTTCTGCTGCTATACAA TCACCGCCTTATCTCTTTACTCAACCACGGCCAAAGAGGTGTGCTACCCATTGCTACATTGCAAGAAGTATATGCTGTCACCAACAAATTGCAAGGATGAACTCTTTCTGGCCAGCAGCAGCCGCTGCAGCAGGTTCTGGTTCTCTATATGGGGCCAAGGCTTGTAATCTCAATGTTTTGCCGTCGCCAGATTTGCATGGAAACATTTCTGGCCGAGGATTGAACGCAGTTCAGGACAAGGGTCAGGGTCTTGCTATGTTTGCTGGCCATACTGGAAAAGACAAGTCTTCCCAGGCATCCAACGTTGTTGATGCTGCCCAGAGAAAGCAAATTATGCTCCAGCAAGCTCTGCCCCCTGGTGCACCTAGTAATATATTG CAAGGCCCTGCTATCATTTTCCCTTTGAGTCAGCAGCAGGCGGTTGCTGCTGCTTCTGTCAGACCTCCTGGATCTGTGAAGTCTCCTCCAGCTCCTGGAAATGCAAATACCTCGAGTGCATCTAATCCTACTACAGCAACAGCACCGGCAATGACCTTTAATTACCCACCTATGTCTGGAAACGAAACTCAGTATCTTGCTATCAATGCCTATCCGTTTCCTATTCCTGCACATGTTGGAGCTCCACCAGCTTATAGAGGGAGTCCTCAGGCAATGCCTTTTTTCAACGGCTCATTTTATTCTACCTTCCATCCTTCACAACTTCAACAGCAACAGCTCTCTCATTCACAGCAAAGTCAACAAGGTCACCAGAACCCAAGTATTTCTAGTGGTTCTTCCTCGTCTCAGAAACATTTGCAGAATCAACAACAGAGGCCGCCACATCCCAGTGGTGGTGTAAATGGTGGTGGAAGTCTACAAGGCTATCCCACCTCGAAAAACCAGTCTTCACAGCCCCTACAGCTTCAACAGCAAcaacagcagcagcagcagcagcagcagcagcggCATCAGCAAAACCAGCATATTTCGCATGCAGCTCGCCAGCTTGAATCTGAGATGGGTGGTGAAGATAGCCCTTCAACTGCTGATAGTCGTGTTTCACGACCAAGTATGAGCATTTATGGACAGAATTTTACTATGCCTTTGCATGCGCCAAACTTTGCTTTAATGGGTCCTGCATCTATGGGCAATGCAAGTGGCCCAAATGGTGCTGGTGGCAGTAATGGGGAAAAGAAGCAGCAGCAACAGGGATCGAAGAGTGTGGTAGAGCCGCCTCATGCTTTTGCCATGTCTTTCGCTCCCATCAATGGTGCTGCAAATGCTCCCGGCATTGACATTTCTTCTATTGCACAGCAGCAAGCTATTTTAACAGATGTTAGACAAGGATATCAGTACATGGCAGTTGCACAAGCTTCAGCACAACAGAAGAAGAATTACCGTGGTTCCGAAGATGGAAAAAATGGTGGGGACTCTTCTAAtttggaagaagaaagaaagaacatGGCAGGGAAGGGTTCATCAACGTTGGGGCAGTCTATAGCTTTTTCGAGGCCAGATTTGTCCGATGTATCTGGTTCGACAATGCCAGGTAGTTCTGTAGTTGATAGCTCTGCGAGAAATATCAACCTTGGCTCTACTCAACATCGACCTGGTTCCGTTATGACTGCCACATCTAATGCCCAGCAGCAACTTCATCGGACTCATCAACAGCAGCAGttgcagcagcaacaacaacagcagATGCTTCAGCTCCAGAAGCACCACCACCATcagcaacagcaacaacaacagcagcaacaacagcagcagcagcagcaacaaTTCACCAATGCAGCATCCCGATCCAAGACACCAGCAACAAGTAATGGCAATGTGTACTCTGATCACCACAACAATTCATCAATGGCTGCTAAGTTCCCCAATGCCTTATCCACCTTTCCCTCAAACCTTGTTCATAGCAATAATAGTCCAGCTCATTCTCCTCAGTGGAAAAATTCTGGAAGGTCAACGACTTCTCAAGCTCCCTCTCCATCTATGACCTCATCAACCTCATCTtcccttaaaaatctatctcAGCAGCCAAATCGCACTCAACAGACACATACACAAATATCTTTTGCAGCCAATCCTAAACAACCAGGGCAATCTCAAGTGCTGCAGAATAGCAATAGCAATCAATCTCCATCTCCTCCAATAATGGTAGGGTCCCCCACGACTTCCTCGGTGTCAAAAAGTGCTGGTGGGAGCCCAAGGACAACTACTTCCACATCCACAGCAAACAAAGTTGGCCAAGCTTCTTCATTGTCATCTCAGCAGGCCAAGAACTCCCCATCCGTCTCCAACATGAAGTCTTCTCCTGGTCCTGGAAAAAATGTACAGTCAATCCTTGGCAATCCACACATCACCTCTTCCTCCAGCACAGGATCCAAGAATTTAATGtcgcagcagcagcagcagcaaatGCACTCTAAGCAATCACTACAGCATGCTCAACTATATTTCTCTTACAACATTCCTAATCAAACACCACATTCTAATAGCAACACCCCAACTACAGCATCTGCAGCTGCTGCTGCAGCAGGAGCTTATTATTCTCAAAGACGTCGACCTGAGCAACAACAGCAGCAACATAGTGGATCAGGGACATCGTCAAGTGGAATGTTAACATTGTGTCCTTCGGTTTCTCTAGGGAACACTAGCACATCTGATCCTGCCAAGGCTGTGGCGGCTgcagctgctgctgctgctgctggcAACATGAAAGGTGGTGGCTTACCTTCTCAGGCACTTATGCATCCCCAATATGCTGCTGCACAATCAGGGAGCCCACATCAGCTTTTGCCGGCTGGCTTCCCTTATGCCCATGCTGTTCCAACTGCAGTTCAGGTGAAGCCAACCGAGCAGAAACAACCTGCTGGTGAGTAA